The DNA window TTCCGACCCCACGGCGCGCCAGTTTCGCCCCTCGTCCTGAGATCGATCCGTTCCCGTCGGTCCGACGGCGAGCCAGGCCTGGATCTCCGGAACATAGGCAACGGCGCTGCGATAACCACCCGGAGAGACGCCGCTTGCGGTCCAATGGCCGTCGGTCCAGGTCGCGGCCGTGCCGTCGCGCGCCTCCGGCACTTTGTAATCGCCGCCTACCGCCACGAGAATCAAGCGCTTCCCCTCTCGTCGCATCGCGAGCGAAAAGCCACCCGCGGTTTCTCCGGTCGCCAGTGGCGGATGCGTCGCCGCAATCGGCTGGCACCCTGTGCAACGGGCGTCCAACACTACGGCGAAGAGCGCCGTCGCGCCGCCTCCGGTCACAAAATACAAGCGCCCCGCATCGATCAGAAGCGCCGAGTTGCTGGCAGCAAAAATCGACTGCTTGCTGCTGGTCACTCTGACGCCAGCCTCCCGGAATCGCTTCCAGGTCCTTCCGCCATCTGTTGTCCAAAAGATCGTAAAGAAATCCCCGACCGGATCACCAATCAGCACACCCGTTCTGCGGTTTTCAAAGCGAATCGCATCCCAGAATCCCTCTGGATCGGGGTTGGTGAACAATAGACTCCAAGTCTGGCAGCCATCCGTGGTCTGGTAGACCCGGGACAGATCGCCTTTCCCGGACGACATCACGATCGCCGTCTTGGCATCAAAGGCTTGGACGCTCCGAAAGTCCAGTTGCTCTGCCCCGGGAGGAATCGCGCAGGCCTTCCAGCTTTCGCCATCATCCCTGGTATTAAGGACAGTTCCATTCGTGCCGCTCGCCCAAGCCACGCCCTTCCCCACATTGTGGATGCCACGCAGACTCGCCACCGCCGGAGACTTCTGCATCGTCCACTGTGCGTGCAGAAGATCAGGGAGAAAGACAGTCAGGAGCAGAGCACCGCGTCGCATGCGCGCAGGATAACAGTTAAGCAAAACCTGGCGGGCGTCGCAGGTGCCAATCCGTTGCCATTTGAAAGGCATGCGCTAATGCCAGCACCTGCGGCTCGCCAAACAGCGGCCCGGCAATCTGCAGCCCAATCGGCAACCCGGCACGCGAGAAGCCGCAGGGGATTGAAATGGCAGGCACGCCAAAACGGTTGAAAGCCGAGGTATTACTCGGAGGACGCTGGTAGCTCTCGTCGATTGTCGATTGGATGGTGGGCGCGGTATCGCGCTTGGTGGGAAGAAGCAAAAGATCCACCTGCGTAAAGACGCGGCGAATGTCGCGCCGGCACTCGCGCAAACGCTTCAGCGTCTCGACATAATTCACTGCCGTCACCTGTTTAAGCCCGGTCAACTGCCGCCGCGACCAGGGATGGTACAGTTCCGGTGATCTTTCCAAGAGGGGCGCGTGGAAGTGCAGCAATTCCACATCGTAGCTGCCATCCTTCACAAACTCGAATGCCGGCAGAACGATATCGCGCACCTCACGGACCTTGGGACGAAGCAGCCGAATCGCGGCCTCGACGGCTTCTGCGACCTCCGGGTTCAGTTTTTCAAAGAACGGATCTCTGGGAATCCCGAGGCGCAGATGACCCAAGGGCGCCCGGAGCGCCGCACTGTAGTTTGGAACGGGGGCATCGATTGTGATAGAGTCGTCACGATCGATTCCCGCAATCGCTTGCAATACCAATGCAGCGTCTTCGGCGGATCGTGCCATCGGGCCAATTGTGTCGAGAGAGTAAGCCGAAGGAATCACTCCGCGCGTACTCACCCGGCCCAAACTCGTTTTGAGCCCTGTAATCCCAGAGAAACTAGCGGGGATGCGGATCGAACCGCCGTCATCGCTACCCACGGAGGCGTAACAGAATCTAGCAGTAAGTGCAGTTGCTGAACCAGCAGAAGAACCACCGGCAATATGGTCCAGGTTCCACGGATTGTGGACCACGCCAAAATTGCTCGTGGTACCGGTGCCTTCCAAGGCAAACTCGTCCAGATTTAGCTTCCCCAAACATACAGTGCCTGCGGTGCGAAGACGCGCCGCAACCTCGGCGTCTTGTGACGGAATCCGATCGCGAAAGACTTTGCTCGCAGCAGTCGTAAGAACTCCTGCTGTGTCGATGTTGTCCTTCAGCGCAATTGGAATGCCGTGCAACATTCCCGCAGGTCGCACTGCATCGCACGCGCGTGCCCTCATTAAGGCATCCTCCTCCGTTAAGGTGATGAAGCTGTTCAGCTTTGGGTCCAGCCTCTTCACGCGTGCAATGCAGAGTTTGGTGAGCTCTTCAGACGAGATTTTCCGCCGCCGCAATGCGATCGCGGCTTGCGCCAGACTCCAGAACTCTGGTGGCGCATCGGCCGCGTTGGCAGAGCTCGCACTCATTGTCAGAAGGAATCCCCGCCTGCTTGTTTCCATCGTCATCCCGCCAGTATAGGGTCTTGAAGTAATAAAAAATACCCGGGAAGGCGAACAAATAGAGAACGGAATATGAATTGAACTATGGTTAAAACATTAAAACAGTTGCATGACAGATCAAGAGGTGATGGAATCGGACCTGTCTTTATGAAGAAACATTTAGCACTGACTGCCTTATGCGTGTTCGGCCTACTCTCGGCTGCTCCCGCATTTTCCCAGTCCTTTACCGCAACCATCCGCGGCATCGTCAAAGACGGATCGGATGCTGGCGTAGCGGGAGCGAAGGTTGTCGCACGCGAAGCCGCCCGCAACATTGACCATCCCACCACGAGTGATAGCGAAGGTCGCTATGTCGTAACCGCCCTGCCACCGGGCCGTTATACCCTGAGCGTCGAACTCGCCGGATTTAAGAAATTCCAGCAGAAGGAATTTGAATTGCAGGTCTCGCAGCAGGCCACAATTGATGTGACCTTGAGCGTCGGTGACGTCTCCACGTCGATCGAAATTTCCTCTTCTGCTCCGCTGATCAACACCACCAGTTCGTCGCTCGGCCAAGTGGTTGAGAACCGCTACATCCAGGCCTTGCCGCTAGCTGGCCGTTCGCCTCTGGCCCTGGTCTCCCTCGCTCCTGGCATCACCCCGGTGAACCAGAACCCCAATGGACAGACCAACACGAACTTCGTTGCCAGCGGTACGCGCAACTCCACTGCGGACGTGCTTCTGGACGGTATGTCGGTAACGACGATCGAACAGAACTCGGGCGTGACGGACCTCAAGTATCAGCCCTCTGTGGACGTCGTACAAGAGTTCAAAGTCGCCACCAACTCGTTGGCGGCTGAATACGGCAACACGGGCGCTGCGATCATCAACATGGTGACCAAGTCCGGTACGAATCAGTTCCATGGCAACGCCTATGAATTCCATCGCAACTCGGCGCTCAATGCAAACGAATGGTTTGCCAACCGCAACGGTCGTGCGATCCCCGATTTCACCCGTAACGTCTTCGGTGGCACCCTCGGCGGACCGGTTCACATTCCGAAAGTCTATGACGGCCGGAACAAGACCTTCTTCTTTGTCGACTATGAAGGCACTCGTCAAACCAGCGCGACCTCCGCGACTGCGACGATGCCGACCATCGCCGAGCGCACCGGCGACTTCTCCAACACGCGCAACTCCAACGGCACGCTGAGCGTCATCTACAATCCCTTCGACACCTATAAGCTGGCCAATGGCGACACGCGCCGCAACCCCTTCCCAGGGAACATTGTTCCTCTGTCGATGCAGAACCCGATCGCTCGCAAGGTCATGAGCTATTACCTCGATCCGACCACGGCCGGCAATCAATACACCCAGACGAACAACTTCTTCAACCAGAGCACGAACAAGAGCAGCGCCAACCAGATGGACTTCAAGATCGATCACACCTTGAACGATAAGAACCGTCTGTCGGGCCGTTACTCGCGGAACCGCAGCCAATCCATTGCTGCCAACCTCTGGGGCAGTGCAGCAAACCGTTTCTCTGACGGTGATGGCTACACCCATACCCAGAATGGTGTGCTCGATTTCACGCGCGTACAGAGCGCTTCGACGATCTACACCTTCCGCTTGGGCGTCACCCGCTCGGACTACTCGCGCATTCCCCAGTCCTTCGGATTCAACCCCACCTCGCTGGGACTGCCTGCCATCTACAACACTTCGGGCGTGAACCTCTTCCCGAGCTTTGCTCCTGAAAATTACCAGGCTATCGGCACCAACGGTTATGCCCTCATGGGCCGTGGCGAAGACGTTTCGAGCATCACCGGCAGCGTCGTCAAGAACCTTTCCGGTCACACGATCAAGGCTGGCGGCGAAGGCCGCTTCATGCGCCTGAACTATCTGCAGCCTGGCTATCCGCAGGGCAACTTCAACTTCGGTCGCGGTACCACCGGCGAGAACCCGCTGACGGCTTCCAACACCCAGGGCAACGCGATTGCATCGATGCTGCTCGGTTGGGGTACTGGCGGTGACTACCACATCGATCCGTGGTCGGCCTCTGCTTCGCAGTACTTCGGCTTCTACGTTCAGGACGACTGGAAGGTCACCCGCAAGCTGACCCTCAACATCGGTCTGCGCTATGACTTTGACGTGCCCCGCACGGAACGCTACAACCGCTTGAGCTGGTTCGACTTCGGCGCTCCTTCGCCGATCGCCGGTAAGGTTCCTGGCTACGAAAACCTCAAGGGCCAGTTCCGCTTCACCGACAGCGAAACCCGTTCGCCGCTCAATAGCGACATGAACAACTTCCAGCCCCGCGCCGGATTTGCTTATGCGCTCGACAGCAAGACTGCCATCCGTGGCGGCTTCGGCGTCCAGTACGCCACCTCGCGTGGAACCGTGAAGGGCCACACGGGTTCTGGCTTCACCACCAACTCTTCGCCGCAGTTCTCACGCGATAGCGGCCTCACGCCCTACGCCACCTTGTCGAATCCTTACCCGAACGGTCTGACCCTGCCTCCTGGCAACACGCTCGGCACCTCGACCTTCCTCGGTCTCGGTATCGGCACCGAACAGCGCGACAACGAGAATCCCCAGATCCTCGCCTGGAACCTCTCGGTACAGCGTGAACTCGGCTGGAACAGCGTGTTCGAAATCAACTACGCTGCCACCAAGGGCAACCACCTCTATTACGGTGGCCTCGAGAATCAGAACCTTCTCGATCCTCGCTACTGGAGCCTGGGCCGTACCGCGTTGAACGAATCCGTTGCGAACCCCTTCGCTTCGGTCATCACCAACTCGCAATCGCGCCTGAGCCAGACCACCATCCCGCGTAGCGTACTGCTCCGCCCCTTCCCGCAGTATGATGGCGGCGTCAGCGGCAACTCACCCAGCCGTGCAAACTCCATCTATCATTCGATGCAGCTCCGCTTCGAGAAGCGTTTCTCGAAGGGCTTCTCGGCTCTTGCTCACTACACCTGGGCGAAGAGCATTGACGACACCGCTCTGACCAACGGAAACGTTTCCTGGTTGGGTGGCGGCACGAACGTGCAGAACCGCTACGATCTCCGCCAGGAGCGCTCGCTCTCCGCGAACGATCTGACGCACCGCGCCACGATCACCTTCTCCTACCAGTTGCCCTTCGGCCGTGGCCGTCAGTTCGGCTCCGGGATGAACCAGGTTGCCAACCTGTTGGTTGGTGGCTGGGAACTCTCCGGTCTCACCACACTGGCAGTCGGCTTCCCGATCATCCCGACCCTGGCCAATGGCCAGCTCTGGGATGCTTCGCAGCGTCCGAACCTCGTTGGCAACCCCGGCACCTCCGGCCGCATCCAGGACCGCCTGAATGCCTACCTGAATCCGGCTGCCTTCACCCGTCCCGCGTCTGACACCTACGGCAGCTCTGCCCGTACACTCAACACGCGTACCCCGGGTGTTCGCTCCTTCGACACCGCGTTGATGAAGAACTTCAATCTGGGTGAAAAGCGGTACTTCCAGTTCCGCGCAGAATCCTTCAACTTCTTCAACCATCCGATCTTCAGCGGCCCCAACTCGAACTTCGGCGACAGCAACTTTGGCGTCATCACTGGCACCTCAGTAGGCTCGCGTCAGATGCAGTTGGCTCTGAAGTTCTACTTCTAAGCCTCGGCATAACCCGAGTTGCAAAGAGCCTCCCTTCGGGGAGGCTCTTTGCTTTTGGCCA is part of the Bryobacter aggregatus MPL3 genome and encodes:
- a CDS encoding WD40/YVTN/BNR-like repeat-containing protein; translation: MRRGALLLTVFLPDLLHAQWTMQKSPAVASLRGIHNVGKGVAWASGTNGTVLNTRDDGESWKACAIPPGAEQLDFRSVQAFDAKTAIVMSSGKGDLSRVYQTTDGCQTWSLLFTNPDPEGFWDAIRFENRRTGVLIGDPVGDFFTIFWTTDGGRTWKRFREAGVRVTSSKQSIFAASNSALLIDAGRLYFVTGGGATALFAVVLDARCTGCQPIAATHPPLATGETAGGFSLAMRREGKRLILVAVGGDYKVPEARDGTAATWTDGHWTASGVSPGGYRSAVAYVPEIQAWLAVGPTGTDRSQDEGRNWRAVGSESSEDKGWNALSFPFVVGVNGKIGKWENRKRLRQ
- a CDS encoding Asp-tRNA(Asn)/Glu-tRNA(Gln) amidotransferase GatCAB subunit A; amino-acid sequence: MSASSANAADAPPEFWSLAQAAIALRRRKISSEELTKLCIARVKRLDPKLNSFITLTEEDALMRARACDAVRPAGMLHGIPIALKDNIDTAGVLTTAASKVFRDRIPSQDAEVAARLRTAGTVCLGKLNLDEFALEGTGTTSNFGVVHNPWNLDHIAGGSSAGSATALTARFCYASVGSDDGGSIRIPASFSGITGLKTSLGRVSTRGVIPSAYSLDTIGPMARSAEDAALVLQAIAGIDRDDSITIDAPVPNYSAALRAPLGHLRLGIPRDPFFEKLNPEVAEAVEAAIRLLRPKVREVRDIVLPAFEFVKDGSYDVELLHFHAPLLERSPELYHPWSRRQLTGLKQVTAVNYVETLKRLRECRRDIRRVFTQVDLLLLPTKRDTAPTIQSTIDESYQRPPSNTSAFNRFGVPAISIPCGFSRAGLPIGLQIAGPLFGEPQVLALAHAFQMATDWHLRRPPGFA
- a CDS encoding carboxypeptidase-like regulatory domain-containing protein, yielding MKKHLALTALCVFGLLSAAPAFSQSFTATIRGIVKDGSDAGVAGAKVVAREAARNIDHPTTSDSEGRYVVTALPPGRYTLSVELAGFKKFQQKEFELQVSQQATIDVTLSVGDVSTSIEISSSAPLINTTSSSLGQVVENRYIQALPLAGRSPLALVSLAPGITPVNQNPNGQTNTNFVASGTRNSTADVLLDGMSVTTIEQNSGVTDLKYQPSVDVVQEFKVATNSLAAEYGNTGAAIINMVTKSGTNQFHGNAYEFHRNSALNANEWFANRNGRAIPDFTRNVFGGTLGGPVHIPKVYDGRNKTFFFVDYEGTRQTSATSATATMPTIAERTGDFSNTRNSNGTLSVIYNPFDTYKLANGDTRRNPFPGNIVPLSMQNPIARKVMSYYLDPTTAGNQYTQTNNFFNQSTNKSSANQMDFKIDHTLNDKNRLSGRYSRNRSQSIAANLWGSAANRFSDGDGYTHTQNGVLDFTRVQSASTIYTFRLGVTRSDYSRIPQSFGFNPTSLGLPAIYNTSGVNLFPSFAPENYQAIGTNGYALMGRGEDVSSITGSVVKNLSGHTIKAGGEGRFMRLNYLQPGYPQGNFNFGRGTTGENPLTASNTQGNAIASMLLGWGTGGDYHIDPWSASASQYFGFYVQDDWKVTRKLTLNIGLRYDFDVPRTERYNRLSWFDFGAPSPIAGKVPGYENLKGQFRFTDSETRSPLNSDMNNFQPRAGFAYALDSKTAIRGGFGVQYATSRGTVKGHTGSGFTTNSSPQFSRDSGLTPYATLSNPYPNGLTLPPGNTLGTSTFLGLGIGTEQRDNENPQILAWNLSVQRELGWNSVFEINYAATKGNHLYYGGLENQNLLDPRYWSLGRTALNESVANPFASVITNSQSRLSQTTIPRSVLLRPFPQYDGGVSGNSPSRANSIYHSMQLRFEKRFSKGFSALAHYTWAKSIDDTALTNGNVSWLGGGTNVQNRYDLRQERSLSANDLTHRATITFSYQLPFGRGRQFGSGMNQVANLLVGGWELSGLTTLAVGFPIIPTLANGQLWDASQRPNLVGNPGTSGRIQDRLNAYLNPAAFTRPASDTYGSSARTLNTRTPGVRSFDTALMKNFNLGEKRYFQFRAESFNFFNHPIFSGPNSNFGDSNFGVITGTSVGSRQMQLALKFYF